CGGTGTGGTCTTCGGGGGCATGATCGGGGATGCCGTCACCATTGTGGTCGTGGTTATCGTAGGAAGCAGGTGCTTCCGCCTCGACGGAAATGCGATGCTGGCCGGTCGTTGTACTCGCAGAGTAAGGCTCGACAGTGATCGACGGTTGGTTGGGTCGTATGATTGTTGCGTGCAGTCCTGTTTCTCCCAGCCACGCACTGACCGCAAGTCGAGGATCCTCTGCAACCGTACCAAGATAAGAACGATCGATGCCGTGATCGACTTGCTCTAAGTTGCCGCTACCATCATCGACAAGAAACTTCGTGTTCTCACCAAAGATCGAATTCTTATTAAGTTCAAGCGTGAGGGTTTCTCCGGCATATTCGATCTCAACAGCAAAGCTTTCCGGCAAGCCTGTTGGAAGAACAAGGTCGGCGTACGACGCACCCACAACGTTCTCGGACGACAATGCTGGCGTTCTTGGAGCTTGACTTTGCTGCCACGCAAGAAAGTCAGACGCGAAGCTGACGCTTGCCTGGTCCGAGCTACTGAGGTCTGCCGTGGTAGCGTCGGCAGCAAGCAGGCGGCGTTCCTCTAAGGGCTCGAAGCGAAGCTGTAAATCTTCCTGTCGGCGTTTGCGGTTTGTGGCCATTTCTTCTCAGTTCTCTCGACCTTGTTTCGTTGAACAAGGGCTTGGTTGTTCTAGGGTGATAAGTCGTGTGTGGCCTCTTATCTCATTGCTGCGTTAGGTGTTGCGGCAAAAAGACCCTGATATCTCTTCTAAATCAATTCAGATAAGTGTTCAAAAGCTCTGTCCGTCGATTGGAATTCGGTTGGCCTCTCACCGGGCTCTGTTGCAGATCGCTTTAGGGTCATGCTTCTACCGACTCTCGTTTTCACGGATAGCGAGTCGACATCTTGGCTTTGATTCGTCAGCGTCGTGAAGTAAGAGTCCACGTGAGCTTCTTCCAATGAGATTCTTTCCTTCTTCGGAAGCTCACCGATAGCGGTGCCTTCAGTGGCCAGCGTTTGGAAGCGGCTCAACACGGGCAAGTCGGGCTCGTCGAAGTAAGGTTGCTCGAGGGGAGGCGCTGGCGAAGGCTCGGACTGCACGGCAGCAACAACCGCTGCATTGCTTGACGAGCTGCTCGCAGCGGTGGCCGGTGGTCCCGTAATGGTTTCAACTTGGAACTGCACATTGTCCAGAAACGCTAGCGAAGAGCCCCCCGCGTTGTCCATGGTAAGGACCAACTGCGGACTCATACCAGCATCGGCAGCAGTCGCGGTGTAGCTGAAATTCAGCGTGTTGAGTGAGCCCCCGCCGCTAGAGACCAGCGTTCCGTCGCTAACCGTCCCCAAGTTGTAGGTATTGCCACCGAGGATGATCTCCGCGGCGAAGTCGTGAGCGATTCCATTACTGCTGCCCACATCAAATGAGAGCGTAAAGGTATCGTTCTCGGCGACGGAATGGGCGAACACTTCCGAAGTAAGTGTCACTAATGCATTGTCGTTAGCGAGGGCATAGGCGGTACCGTCTGAGGGAACGAACGCGGAGGTCCTGGCCCAGCCGCCAACACCCGTGGTAAGTTGCGCGGTCCAGCCGGGAAGCGTCGCTGGGGCGGAACTATTCGTAAGCACTTGGGTGGCGTTGTTGACTAATCCTGTCGAGCCCGTCCAGTCCTCGAACGAGCCGTTGCCCGCGGTGTTGTCAATCAGCGTGGTGACGACAATCTCGCCTGCCCCCTTGTTACGCTGCCAAGAAAGGAAATCGAAACCAGCAACTTGGCGATCGAGGTCTACGTCGGCAGCACCGTCAGTGCCGTATTGCGCTTGCCAATCGGCGAGGTCCGCGCCGTTGACTTCCTGATCGGCATTAAAATCACCAGGGAACAGCGGCAGATCGTTCACCTTCTCGAGGGAGATTCGATTGATAACCCAATCTGGCGTGGCCCCGCCATTGTCGGCGAACTGAAGGCTAAGCGAACCATCGGTCACCTGAACGCGGAAGACTTCCTCAACGAATTGACCGGCAGTGCTATCGAGGTCGGCGATTTTTACTTCGCCTTCGGCCACGATGGAAAGATTATCGTGAGCGTTGTCCCCATCGCCACTAGTGATCGTCACGTCCCAGATTCCGTTGGCGATCACATGCTCCAGAGTCGCGGAGCTGCTGGCACTAACAAAGTCGCCCGCGATACTTCCGCCCGTGGCTGTGCTGCCAGAGGATACGGTGCCGGTCCACTCGATGTCGCGATAGGTTTCGGGAGAAATCAGCTCGAAGCCAGGACCCACGGTCGAGTCCTTCGCACCCAAATCGTAGTCGTAGGCCGTCAGGCTCGTATCAACGATGGCGGGCGCATCGCCGAGACGATTGAGCGAGAGACTATTAACCACCCAGTTGGGATCGGCGCCACCGACATCACTGAAGGTAAGCTCCAATTGGCCATCGGTCACTACGGCTTGCCCTGTAACCACGGTGAAGACCGAGCCATCGCTATCAATGTCGACAGTGTTGCCAACTTCCAACCAACCGTTCTCAGCCACGACCCGCATATTCTCGTGTGCATTGCTATCTTCTCCCATCCGAAGCGTAACTTCCCACAGCCCGTTCTGTAGATTGTGTCGCAACGTGCGTTCGTTGGCGCTATGCACAAAGTCACGATCAAGGTCACCTGTGCCGGTGCCTGAATCCGCGGCATTCACCGCTTCGTCCCAGAAAATGTCGCCGGTGGTCAGCGGCGAAATTCGTGTCCTTCCGCTCTGCACAGGCGAGAGCGGTGTGCCGAAGTCGTAATCGAACTGTGTGGCACTCGTGTTGACGGTGACATTCTCGCCTTGGTCCGCGTCGTTCGACCAGACTTGCACCTCGGCGAGAGACAAGATTTGGTTCTTCGTCTGCGTAAGCCGCACGTAACGAGCCCCTTGGACGGCATCCAGGCGTGTACCGCCGGACGTGGTCGAGCCATTGATGAGCAGCGCCCCACCGGGACCGATTTCGATCGTGGAGTAAGTTGGCTCGAAATCGGAGTAGTTGAACTGACGGCTCCACAACTGTGAGCCGCCGTTGTCAGGATCGTCGTCCCAGACGGAAACAACCACGTCATCGATTCGCGAGGCGGCGTCAGTTCGGTTGAAGACGGCTATTTGATCGATTTGTGCGGTCCGTTCCAAATCGACTTGCCACCAGATCGGATGCACTTGCAACGCCGAGGTGAAATTGACGATGGGGAGAACCACTCCGTCGTTGGCGTCGCTTGCAAATCCAGCTGCGGCGACGTCGCCATAGAAGTCGCCCGACTGCGACGCGGTGCCCGTTTGGGCTAGGTTAAGTGGTGAAGGCGCTGCGTCGCTCGATTTCACCCGTACTTCGGCGAGCGAAAGTTTGCGACTGGTCGGACCATTTTGTTGAATACGTACAACACGCCCCTCGTGGGCAGATGCCAGCCGCATCGTGTTGGAGTTTGGGGTACCGCTGCCGTTGATGGCCAACGAAGTGCCGATTTCTCCGCCATCAATCACCAGCGACTCACCCTGTCCCACGCTGCCGTTGGTGAAGTAAGTGTTCTCCCAGAGCTTGGTGCCTCCGCTGCTTGGATCGTCGTCCCAAACGGAAACGGTGAAGTTGCTCAAGTCGGTGAACTGGGAATCGTCGCGGTTGACGATCTCAATCTCCCCGATGCTGAAGCCTTGGGCAAAGCGAACTTGCCACCAGTTGTTCAGCCCAGCTTGCGTTGAGGAGAGCGTCGCGGCGTCACCATCGTTTGCATTCTCCGCGACGAAGCTGCCATCGGTACTCGATTGCGAGACGACACCGTCGGTAATCGCCAGATTCGTCTCGCCGTAGCCGTAGACCTTGATTTCACCCAGTGCGAGTTGATCGTTGCCCGCGTTATTCTGGCCAAGAAGCTGAACCCTCACGAACCGACCGGTGATACTCTTCAAGCTCGTGCTGCCGTCATTGCTGAACGAATCCGGATGGATCGAAAGGCTTTGTCCAGCTTGGGGCGATTGTCCGCTGGTGAAATAATCTTGATTCCAAAGCTCGGTGCCTCCTGAACGCGGGTCCGCATCCCAGACCGACACACGGAAGTTGCTCATCCGATCCGGCTGCGAAGTAGGCGGGCTCAGTTTAATGCTGTGCAGTGGAATCTGCTCACCGAGGTCGACCTGGATCCAACTCTCCGCAAGGTCGCCCGTCTCGTTATTATCGCTAAGGTTTCCATTCAGTACGCCGGGGGCAGCGGCACTGGTGTTCTCGCTTAGTGAAAGCTCTGCCGTTGCTGTGCCGGTAACGTCG
The Lacipirellulaceae bacterium genome window above contains:
- a CDS encoding carbohydrate-binding protein, encoding MKLQHRFRLATQQLTKAPRRKKKQRVQERRLRLETLEQRQLLTTFYVDGDNGSDSNNGTALGSAFATIQAGADAAQAGDTVLIRGGTYREEVDLPRSGNSSNPITFSAYNSEDVVISGGDLITGTWTQHSGDIWYATAPGNASNISDGDANTVFVNGELKHIGRQGGENDPLDIDDWGQLPNGRLANNASSFQVDDLGGFGNDFWNGARIKFHTHDYIIVERTITDFSSNGTITYDTPVGVISQKQTNGYYIFDALQTVDQAGEWYKDDSNGRLYYHFGDMGPGYNPNTDANLEFEFKQRGYGFDARGRDHIHVKDIEFRGVSIETDSNTDNNLYEGNRFYAYDRGNFGRFILNGDFNVLRDNEFSDVWGSFVTVGGFRNEIVNNYIHDIGYFGTSRTISASGADQLLFSHNTVSKFARSVFDGYPTRSEIAYNIFEDGGKLSWDTGVFDSDGGNGNTSYSIVHHNVFRDTAARGIFEAFYGKNNNLVIHHNLFHDFTNTTINRPVFRASGLDFRQAYHNTFITSESSAPSGNLDSREAIQTRYNNNLQINVDRMEAIGVDVRGNYNYSTSDFTNFFGDDYTLAASSGAIDAGIIIPSINDGYVGAAPDAGAFEFGATPWTAGHNFTTEPNPAFAWEPLPGTNLYRNGQFLEGIGDWTTVSGSPNSSDRNSWNLASSGTSLTGTFRTQSVEFTPGAAMERTFTGLTPNTTYTVGVTARVVNRLVDGNQFDGVSGSVSTGTHRNEGLVTGLGAGEWVRYDDVDFGDPGQYDIIDLLHIEDPLDGFGEAVDGVGVQVRIDSSTGPIIADFSELNSGTTLDRWRVTRVNLAEVSGVHDIYVSVTGANAANIGLGAFRLFNEAPPTDDLLTMRASSIGGETVGIQFGNKDWESGYDELTFTTGPSAATATITFENQGRLNTYLDRFYLIEGDGVRGAAVRDVTGTATAELSLSENTSAAAPGVLNGNLSDNNETGDLAESWIQVDLGEQIPLHSIKLSPPTSQPDRMSNFRVSVWDADPRSGGTELWNQDYFTSGQSPQAGQSLSIHPDSFSNDGSTSLKSITGRFVRVQLLGQNNAGNDQLALGEIKVYGYGETNLAITDGVVSQSSTDGSFVAENANDGDAATLSSTQAGLNNWWQVRFAQGFSIGEIEIVNRDDSQFTDLSNFTVSVWDDDPSSGGTKLWENTYFTNGSVGQGESLVIDGGEIGTSLAINGSGTPNSNTMRLASAHEGRVVRIQQNGPTSRKLSLAEVRVKSSDAAPSPLNLAQTGTASQSGDFYGDVAAAGFASDANDGVVLPIVNFTSALQVHPIWWQVDLERTAQIDQIAVFNRTDAASRIDDVVVSVWDDDPDNGGSQLWSRQFNYSDFEPTYSTIEIGPGGALLINGSTTSGGTRLDAVQGARYVRLTQTKNQILSLAEVQVWSNDADQGENVTVNTSATQFDYDFGTPLSPVQSGRTRISPLTTGDIFWDEAVNAADSGTGTGDLDRDFVHSANERTLRHNLQNGLWEVTLRMGEDSNAHENMRVVAENGWLEVGNTVDIDSDGSVFTVVTGQAVVTDGQLELTFSDVGGADPNWVVNSLSLNRLGDAPAIVDTSLTAYDYDLGAKDSTVGPGFELISPETYRDIEWTGTVSSGSTATGGSIAGDFVSASSSATLEHVIANGIWDVTITSGDGDNAHDNLSIVAEGEVKIADLDSTAGQFVEEVFRVQVTDGSLSLQFADNGGATPDWVINRISLEKVNDLPLFPGDFNADQEVNGADLADWQAQYGTDGAADVDLDRQVAGFDFLSWQRNKGAGEIVVTTLIDNTAGNGSFEDWTGSTGLVNNATQVLTNSSAPATLPGWTAQLTTGVGGWARTSAFVPSDGTAYALANDNALVTLTSEVFAHSVAENDTFTLSFDVGSSNGIAHDFAAEIILGGNTYNLGTVSDGTLVSSGGGSLNTLNFSYTATAADAGMSPQLVLTMDNAGGSSLAFLDNVQFQVETITGPPATAASSSSSNAAVVAAVQSEPSPAPPLEQPYFDEPDLPVLSRFQTLATEGTAIGELPKKERISLEEAHVDSYFTTLTNQSQDVDSLSVKTRVGRSMTLKRSATEPGERPTEFQSTDRAFEHLSELI